The Lolium rigidum isolate FL_2022 chromosome 1, APGP_CSIRO_Lrig_0.1, whole genome shotgun sequence region cgcacctcccatgcgccacagaatccatttttggtgcgccactgatgaggcttttcctactagtgtttgtTGAAGCCTAAAATTTGAATAAGCTAAAAAAATGGTTAACTCCTATTAAACCCCTGGCCCTTAGTCACACCATACATATCCTTGAAAAActaattaacacttctggatattatgTTTCCATCTCCCAAGCTCACACATAAATTTTCATGGAAAAGGACATTTTTGTGACATGTGCGAAAATACCAAATTTGATGCTCTAGAAAGACTTAAGCCATTTGAATTTTCTCCATAGGACATCGAAATATAGAAAATATTTAGTACATATAGTTCATCAATTGGTAGAACAGAAATAGAAACAAATTTAAATACAAATATAACCTTAAAACATAGTAATGTAGCTTCAATTACGTATAAAAATGTTGGAGATAgtgccctagaggcaaataataagaaattattattattatatctcaATTGTTCATAATAGTTTCGTGCGATGCTATATCTGTATTaatcggaaacattgatacacgtgTAGTATTGTAAACAAACCAGGGTCACTAGTAAGCATATGTGTGCAAACTAGATCGTTGTGGTCATTCAATGATCGAGGTTTTCCCTGTCATGGACATACACGTCATTGACAATAGGATCATATCATTGAATAAATGATATGATGGATATAGCCAATATATAAGTATTGTAACGCGATCAAGTCACAAAGTTCAACGTTACAATGTTTATGAAAGCGTAGTgacctaatccttagaccgtgagatcatatctaatcactATCACCGGAGGCTAATTTAATTGCATCAACCATCACACCGTAGgagggtgatcataaaggtgtagTTGAGTATTTCAAAGGGATGGGTTCTTGCAAACATGGGAGATGTGAACAAAGATCAAGCTAAATTCGAACCCCTATCCTATATACCACCACTACTTTTAGGCAACACTTTGGAGAAACTTTAAAAGATGCTTGCATACGAATTAACAAAGTACATAGTGAAGAAGAACCCAACCCATGTAGAGAAGAAAATATGCACCTTTATTTTACTATGTATTGGAATCATGGCATAAAAATGCTTTAGATTTACCTACATGGGGGAGTTTCATTTTATCATCACCAAAAGGGTCGGCCGTGGTAATTAAAAATATATTTTGGTACTGATGTTAAGAAAGACAAGAGAAGTAAGATTCGGTGGTCAAGATCGCCACGTGAAGAAGAGCAGCGAACTCAACTTGTTTTCTTGGGACTTGATCCAGTCTATGCGCTGGCTTCTTTTCTTCCTGGATCCTGAAACCATGGTGCAATATTTGCAAACGTGGTTACTAGTGACAGCAAAAAAAGGAAGTCGGAGAATTtcaacttccatcgggagcgtccGAATAAACTTCAGAACTCGAAGCAATCTACGATATTCGACTCAGCAGTCAACATCCTATACATGACTACTTCACAGTCATCCACGGGCTCGGAAgttactcccatcgagagcgctgaccgcgcacccgataaagagatGGAAGCTTCATCGATAAAAAAAGAACGGACCCGAAGGTTCTAGCGATCCAGGTTCGAGCCCCGGGACTCGAACCTGTGTAGGGTAATGATGTTTTGCTCCGGCAGTTAACCAGTCTCGATCCATCGAGTGAAACTGGGCTCATTACTCCATCCCTTACGTATACTCAATTTTTCGGCTCCTCTCGAGCTTACACCTTTTTTAAGACCCGATAGATTCAAAAAACACCGGAGGGTGGAAAGGATTCAAAAACATCGACATCAACGATAGATCCCTTGGGtaatacaacttgagtctacgcatagTTTTAAACACCCGCCCgtagactcaggggctactcccatcgggagcgctgctcgCGCACGTGATAACAAATAATTTCGGCTCTTCATCAACTACAAGATTCAACATTCTTCAACTTATCAAAGACATTCGGATGAtggcaactttagtccctgcccgaagattCGCTTcgtccagacactcgggggctactgacgtgggcattacccttcgggtacccattattggtatacccggTGCGGATTATGGAGGTGGACCAGCGCAAGGACTCGACAAGTTGGACCCGCATGTAATGTCAACTTGTactacaagaaagaagactccaattccTAAAAGACTAGAACTCTTGTAAACCTAacttggttgcatatataaagccaggaagGGGCACCCCTTGAGGGCACCTAAGATCATACATGCGATACGCCTATacatcgcaacccgcagattagcACTAGAGTGGATACAATCCGCCCATGGCGGCACCCGGCCTATACACATgtattcatatactggattgctagcaggacgtagcgatcctccaccgcggggacgtgaacctgggtacgtcgtgggccatctcgctcccggaacctccatcgtcgccttccgtcaaccctaagcccctcatggtgggcattgccgaggagccaccTCGTCAGATATCATGACAATACATACTACTACTAGAGAGAGAATTGAAAATTGTTCTAAGAGATTACCTAATAAGGATGATTTGGAACATTTAGAACTCTTCTCCAAAAATATAATACCAAAATTATAAGATAAGATGTCTATTATTATCCCTAAACTTGATAATTGTGAGAAAGAATTTACAAAAGATGACAAAACATGTTTTGCTGAAAAAAAAGATATCATGCCTAGGAGATATTCCAAAGAGTTTTGCTTATTTCAAATATTTTCCCAAAACCAAATCTAAAAAGCAAGAAATTAGAGCTCCTAATAAGaatgagaaggaagaggagggaaTATGGATAGTCAAATAAAATAATGAGAAACAAGTAGAGAGTAGTAAAAAGTTGATAGAAAAAGAAGTAAATGAACCACTTTTAGATCTTGATATATGTAGATTGCATGAACTCATTAATATATTACAAAAAGATCTAATAATTCTTCTATTAATATTCATCAAGTAGATTTGATTCATACTCGTATCTGATTTACTCAGCTACAACGTTGACATCTTCTGTTGGCTCCACAAGCGAGGCAAACTCGCCTCAAACTTCCATAAACATCTTCAACTTCACCACAAGTTAGGGAGATCTCGCCGATATTTTTGATGGTGTCTCCTCTGACTACGAAGACGAGCTGTCATCGGATCCAGCACTTCGAGAGGTTGACTCGATGGACGTCATCGACGATGAATTCAGCGACACCATCGACACCAGGATCAAGAAAGGTGACTCATACCCTTATGTTTGCACTAAAAACTTTCAATGACTCGCACCCTGATGTTTGCACTAAAAACTTCCACTTAGCACGTTGACAGGTATGCACGATCATCGCGGGTCACCATGAAGAAACATTATCGGAAGATTTCAATTCCCTTATCAACCCCATGGTGAACCGTGGAAACCTCACCATGAGCAGGTGGTGCTCCTAAATTACCTAGCCacaattttcttggattttatgcgTTCTTTATTAGTTGTACTTAGCAATGATCTTGGAAGGATTGTTTTAAAAACTAGAACTTTCTGCAAGGTGAAAAATTAAGATCTACGTATAACTCTTGTGTATCGTTTTCTACTGTTGCAAATGACTCATCTTTGTATTTTATTTGGTTTAACTTTTTCTTGGTTGTGTGAATCCTCGATGTTTTTGATACTTGTTGGTGCACAGGCTGTGTGTAATCGATATCTTCAGAATATtactatattccctttatcaaaatgAATCAGCATATCATGTTCGAATCAGCATCATTTTCATAATGAGGGTTTCTCCAGTGTTAGTTATAGTTATCCGTGTCCTAGGCAGCAGAAATGTGCTCTGAGAGGATTAAAACAACTACTGCAGAGTCGAGAAAAAATGTTACGCAGTACAACTTCAAACCATATCAACGTTCCCAAATGTGTCATTTGATGGATCCTTGGCTTCTATAGAATCTCCGTACTGAAGTTTCTCGCTGGCGATATCAGCTTTGACTTTGCCCTCTATCTTCCGCGACCCGTCGATGGTACCCGCGTCGATCGCCTCCAGGTACAGCACCCTAGTCAAATTCAGGAACCGCCTCCTGAAGCCTGGTATCCGGGACATGTTGGCGACGATCCCCTGCAGCCTGTTGATGGTAAGTTTGTTAATGATTTACACATGCTTTAAGGTATCATTCGAAGCCGGCTACagggaagcatgaagaatgtatcGAAATTTAAAAAGTACCttctgatgattgcttgtagctgAGCTCTCTTCACACTGTCGTTCGATGGAAAACCGCAGTCCTCCCAGTCTGATGGTTTGTCGTTTTTGTTCGTCATGATGAGCTTCCGCAAGCACATTTCCTCGTCTTCGGTTAGCTCAAGTTTCTTCATCTGCTCCTTCAAGACCAGCAGTGGTCCAAGCATCCAGTCGAACACTCTGTCTTTTGGCCAATTAAAGTTGGTCACCTCGACATCATCAGCTGCGATGAACAAAATACAGCGACTGACCATTATTAGATTAGATTTAAAGAGGTTAATCTTATGTTAGGCTGTCAGGGAGGGAGTCATACATATGAGCAAACCGTGTGAGTCATGCTTTGCGGACCGTATTAGACAGTGAAGGATACACCACGCCGGCAATTTTATGCTCAACTTCTTTCCCTTTCCTTTAGTTATGAATTCCTCTATGTCTTCAGAACTAATCAGTCCCTCGCTCATTAATATCCTTCCATTCATCTCGCAAGACCGGAAGAGCCAGTCCCATATCTGTACATGTTAAGGCAGAGGGGAAATGATTAATCTTGGCTGTTGAAAAACAGTGATCTAAATGGTCCAAGAAGCAGAATGGAGTATTCATTATACTTGGATGGGTCTTAGCCGTTGGATAGTTTCCATGAATGTCTTTGACCGCTGTAGAACCCTCCTAGGCTTACGGTATCCATGATGTTGCTTCTCTGCACATTCAGCTGCGATGTTGTGCTCATCCGTGTCGTGGCTTGCTTCGAACTTTGGAGAACCCGCCTTCCGGTACTTGGGCCTGTCTGTCAGAAATAGGTTACTGACAAGTACAATGAATTGCTGATATGAAACAGGGCATGCAAAATAACATTTTTTTAGCATCTGCAGTCCTAATCGTTGTCGATATAACTGCCCAATCGCACCTTGGCAAACAAGAACCTTCTCTTAAGTAAAGAAGATCGTTTGTGTATTCATCATACAATGCTACGGCAGCAATCATGTATGATAGACCCATTTGAAATGAATCCTCCTGCAGGTGATTACAAAGAATATGTAAGTGTTTGTTCAAGTAATTTATACGGATTATATAAACATAACTGGAATGCACACTTATTTTGTAGGGGTAGAAACAATTAAAAGGACCTGATAAGCAATCAATCCAGCATGGAGACCAAGAAAAAAGCTGCTAAGAAACGATGCAATCACCCCTGCAATTACAGCAAGTGGCCATAATACAATGGCCAGACCGGCAAAAGGGACGCAAACGGTCTCCAGAAAAGGCCCTTCCCTTCCGACTAGGTCCTCGCAGAGTCTCTGCCATCCTTTCAACAGCATGCAGGGGCTTTTCCACAACGCCACCCCAGTAACCATCAAGACATCTAGAGGAACAGAAACCAGCGCGACGAGCAAGCTCCGCGGTAGATAAGACAGCCTTCCAAATGTAGAATACACACAAAATGTGTTAGTAAACAATCGTTTCATGCGTCCGAGAAAAAAGTAGTAACGCTTAAAAGTGCTAATACCCATTTCTCCTTTCATACGACATGACTATATAAGGAACATAAGCTTGTGGCAAACCGATGGTGTGATTAGTGACTAGTACATACTTGATGTCGAAAGGCTCTTCGTCCTCCCCCATGTTCTCCGAGAGCTCATCCATGAAGGAGAAGTAGGAGTGGAAGCAGAAGTCGGTAACGTCATGCACCACCATACAAGCTCCCCTTATCGTGCTAGCGGTGCCATCCTGACAGATTCACGATATTTTGTTAAACAGCTACACGATGTTGTTGTGCACATCTGATAAATAAAACGAATTAGAGATCCACATATGCGTTTCAGGTTGCAGCAGGGGCGTGTACGTGCTAAAAGGCAAATGGAACTTGACAAATCATTATTTTGTTAATTACACGGCGTTGATCGGTGCATCTAACATTCTAACTATCTATAAATAAAATAAGCGAATCTGCATTTCAGGTTGCAGCGACATGTGCGTACCAAAAAGCAATGGGAGAGCTTGTCGGCGACGCCCTCACCGACGGCCTCGAAGGTGGCCATAAGGGGAGTGAACACTCCATAGCCGATGCCAACTAGAAGGCTCCCCAGAATGCCGAGCACCGGCAGTAGGGCCAACGGCAGCGGCAGGAATATCGCTGCTAGAATCTTCAGAACCAGCCCGACGCGCTTCGTCCTGCGATCCCAGAGTCCACGGAATTGTCATATGCCCGGGACAACATTTCAGTGAAATTTAACCTCAAATAATTACCACACAGTTCAGCTCATTTAGGCAAGCAGCCATTGAAGAGTAAAAAAGTACACATTAAACATGATTCATCCAAAGTAGTCATGAATGTGTTTGGGGGGAGTTGGCAATACTTGAGCACGCAGCAGTATGTCCAGATGAAATGCGCGGGCCAGAGGCCAACAATGACGGCCGAATCCCCGAAGAAGACGATGGCCGCGGCGACCGGGCCGATCAGGACAGCTGCAGAAAGGCAAAGGCAGCAGAAGAAGAAAGTTTGTCAGGCATTCTACACAAACTGCTTAATTCACAGGAAAAACACCATACCTTTTGTGCAGCCAAGGAGCAGGAGAAGGATGAAGTATGGCAAGAAGGACACGAAGCTCCAGAGCTTGGCGAGGAAGCCTACGGGCACCTGCATCACCTGTTG contains the following coding sequences:
- the LOC124647947 gene encoding uncharacterized membrane protein At3g27390-like; translation: MQVPVGFLAKLWSFVSFLPYFILLLLLGCTKAVLIGPVAAAIVFFGDSAVIVGLWPAHFIWTYCCVLKTKRVGLVLKILAAIFLPLPLALLPVLGILGSLLVGIGYGVFTPLMATFEAVGEGVADKLSHCFLDGTASTIRGACMVVHDVTDFCFHSYFSFMDELSENMGEDEEPFDIKLSYLPRSLLVALVSVPLDVLMVTGVALWKSPCMLLKGWQRLCEDLVGREGPFLETVCVPFAGLAIVLWPLAVIAGVIASFLSSFFLGLHAGLIAYQEDSFQMGLSYMIAAVALYDEYTNDLLYLREGSCLPRPKYRKAGSPKFEASHDTDEHNIAAECAEKQHHGYRKPRRVLQRSKTFMETIQRLRPIQIWDWLFRSCEMNGRILMSEGLISSEDIEEFITKGKGKKLSIKLPAWCILHCLIRSAKHDSHGLLISDDVEVTNFNWPKDRVFDWMLGPLLVLKEQMKKLELTEDEEMCLRKLIMTNKNDKPSDWEDCGFPSNDSVKRAQLQAIIRRLQGIVANMSRIPGFRRRFLNLTRVLYLEAIDAGTIDGSRKIEGKVKADIASEKLQYGDSIEAKDPSNDTFGNVDMV